One genomic window of Cercospora beticola chromosome 5, complete sequence includes the following:
- a CDS encoding uncharacterized protein (MEROPS:MER0030934), whose translation MFIRHPTLILALARYSSAICSQSPSATIQNGVVFGITTSLPEATVTVNKFLGIPYADSPPQRFSAPAAAPDWNAPRNATVFGPACLQQSGVLAALSYKEPVQSEDCLYVNVYQPSGQPPDYGWPVMVWIHGGGLQFGSSDAPEYDGAAFAAHENVLFVSFNYRLSRMNSATPRFRSSADHFQVFGFPGAPGLPNLGFLDQRLALSWVQDNIAAFDGDDKKVTIFGESSGGISVDALLTVPPSPIPFRAAIVQSGTVLSNALASLGQNPETAWNQTAAFFNCSLAGDQVACLRDVPALQLQAFASNNSLPTIVKNDNLTYLSSAGQQYADGQAANVPVMVGTTADEGTIFTLGQSNLTAFINNTFALLPQLIPQIAAAYAVGTPGINSERQAIARIFTEVGVQCPSALLARQITEAMNPAWRLDLGVFHSSELPLVFSSFNKTTATGQQYALSNYMRGAWAQFAKDPENGPGWGPVGSYNGTDLGLLGSDGSSGVTVVNPTNVDARCAIFEPIYQFLG comes from the exons ATGTTCATCAGACACCCAACGCTGATACTGGCCCTCGCCCGCTACAGTTCAGCGATCTGTTCGCAATCTCCATCAGCAACCATTCAAAATGGCGTGGTTTTTGGCATAACGACTTCTCTTCCTGAGGCCACAGTGACAGTCAACAAGTTCTTGGGTATCCCGTATGCCGATTCTCCACCACAGCGGTTCTCAGCGCCTGCTGCCGCCCCAGATTGGAATGCACCCAGAAACGCAACAGTATTTGGACCAGCTTGCTTGCAGCAATCGG GCGTCCTGGCCGCTCTCTCGTACAAAGAGCCAGTGCAAAGCGAAGACTGCCTCTACGTCAACGTCTATCAGCCCAGTGGGCAACCTCCAGACTACGGTTGGCCAGTCATGGTCTGGATACACGGTGGTGGTCTTCAATtcggcagcagcgatgcGCCAGAATATGATGGTGCCGCGTTTGCTGCCCATGAGAATGTCTTATTTGTGTCCTTCAATTACAGGCTCTCTCGTATGAACTCTGCCACTCCACGGTTCCGAAGTAGTGCTGACCATTTCCAAGTTTTCGGCTTTCCTGGTGCGCCCGGGTTGCCCAATCTCGGTTTCCTGGATCAGAGACTCGCTTTGAGCTGGGTTCAAGACAACATCGCGGCtttcgatggcgatgacaaAAAAGTCACCATTTTTGGTGAATCTTCGGGGGGCATCTCTGTTGATGCACTGCTCACAGTACCTCCTTCGCCAATTCCCTTCCGTGCAGCGATCGTTCAAAGTGGCACTGTACTCAGCAACGCGCTCGCCTCGCTCGGTCAGAACCCAGAAACTGCTTGGAACCAGACAGCAGCATTCTTCAATTGCTCATTGGCTGGCGATCAAGTCGCTTGTCTACGGGACGTGCCTGCCCTCCAGCTCCAGGCGTTTGCTAGCAACAACTCGTTGCCTACAATTGTGAAGAACGACAATTTGACGTATCTGTCAAGTGCTGGCCAACAATATGCCGATGGACAGGCAGCAAACGTGCCGGTGATGGTTGGTACAACGGCGGACGAGGGCACAATTTTCACACTCGGACAGTCCAATCTTACAGctttcatcaacaacaccttTGCGCTCTTGCCTCAGCTCATCCCTCAGATCGCGGCGGCGTATGCGGTCGGTACACCAGGCATCAACTCCGAGAGGCAGGCTATCGCCCGGATCTTCACTGAAGTCGGAGTGCAATGCCCATCAGCACTGCTTGCTCGTCAAATAACTGAGGCAATGAACCCTGCGTGGCG CTTGGACCTCGGCGTCTTCCATTCGTCGGAGCTCCCTTTGGTGTTCAGTAGTTTCAACAAGACCACAGCTACTGGTCAGCAGTATGCGTTGAGCAACTACATGCGAGGAGCATGGGCACAATTTGCAAAGGATCCCGAAAATGGCCCTGGCTGGGGTCCCGTGGGATCGTACAATGGCACCGACTTGGGTTTGCTGGGGTCGGATGGATCGAGCGGAGTTACAGTTGTGAACCCGACCAATGTCGACGCCAGATGCGCAATATTCGAGCCGATATATCAATTCCTGGGCTAG